Sequence from the Caretta caretta isolate rCarCar2 chromosome 8, rCarCar1.hap1, whole genome shotgun sequence genome:
GCATAATTATCAATGGGGTTCTTGTTGCACACATgcacccagatcctcagaggtgtttaggtgcctaactcccactgaactcaatggaagttaggtgccaaaatacatttgaagatctgggccataCATCCCCACACGTACACACTGAGCAGAGCTTTTGCATGTATGCAGCACTGAAGTCTCACTTAAGACCTTAACAAGGAGCTTAAATGGTATGCTGGAGTTCTGTTCAAGGGTTGAACTTCACCcacagagaagagcagagaatgCATTATTTTCTCAGTGAAATTTTATTATTGCTGTCTTTTCAGTATCTTCCCAAAATATCTGCATGGTCAGGTTTTAAATAAAGCTTAAGGAGTCGTATATTTCCACATCAATTGTCATAAAATATTATGTGCAAAACCCTGCTTCTCTTACTCAGACGATGAGATGTTCTGGCTTTTAATAGACTACTTGCTtgagtaaggtgagcaggatttggccttccATCAGATTAGATTTTCCAAATACCTATTATACCAAGATTCCGGAAATActgatttttatattaaaacaatgttttaataAACAGCAGCATAAAATAATCAGTGTTTAATATCATCTCTGGTGTGTGAAATACAAAAATGCACATATCTTCAGTATAAAATAGCCTTTGGTATTACATTTTCATGCTTGCCTAATTGAAATGCCCATAATTAATAAATCAATCATCAAGTAATACAGTGATTAAATGCATgcagtgaaaacaaacaaaaacaaaatatatgtatAAGGTAGTGGCTGAATATCACCATAATATATTTCAAGAACATCTacagcaggttaaaaacaaaaaagaaacagacCAATATATAAAATGCAGAGATGTGTTTCACTTCTGCTATACAAAACACTTTTGTGCAAAAAGATGTGAAAAATAAAGTCATATCATACAACATCGTCAACTGAGCAAAGGATTGTTTTCATTGTGTGGAACAAAAGatattattttaatacaaataacgTTGTGAAAAGATGTAATGTACATAGTACTTTTGTAAATCATAAAAGTGGTCTCAAAATGAATAATCTAGATTGATTATACCTGAATTAATTTCAGTAATAATACAAATGTCATTTTTCTAAGTAAAAAGTTCACTTTAATTCACATTACTTTAACTGATAGACAAAGTTGCCATAAAAGTTTTTAATCGCTGATGGAATGTGGATTTCCCATTTTTAGGGGTTTCTGGAGTCATAGTCACTGAAATTATGTACTGCTCTGAAACAATAAATACTTCTTGGGAAAACTGATTGTCTTACATAAAATTGTGGTTTGGAGCTTTTTCATTAAACAGTTGCATAGCAACAAAAGGACACAAAATTTCTTTGataactacacatataaaattatgaaatgttaACTTTGAACCAGTTGATTCATGCTCTGAAATTAAAATTCTTAATTTAATTTCCTTTAAAGGCAATTTCTTATAACGCCATCTATTTTTAGCAGACATTACCAGATTATTTTAGTAGCCTGTGAGTTGGCTTCTACTGAATGTCAGGATATTTTACGCAGTTTTTTTGGTTTAAATATGAACAAGACTCTCACCTCAggtgaaaaacaaaaacctaccTGAAATAATTAATCCAGCCATCAGATGTCAACATTGGATCATGTATCTGAAACACCATTCTTGACTGAAAAAAACTTACAGATGTTTAAGCTAATGGAAGTGAATTGCATACCCAATAAATCTCTGAATATTTGCATCTCTTAAAAAAAGTGATTgacaaatattaaaatgttttcagaataATAAAGTTTCTGTGATataaaccagtggctctcaaagctggtccgccgcttgttcagggaaagcccctgacagGCCGGatcgatttgtttacctgctgcgtccgcaggtttggccaattgcggCTTCCATTGGCCGcgcttcactgctccaggccaatgggggctgcgggaagggcggccagcacgtcccttggcccgcgccgcttcccgcagcccccattggcctggagcggcgaaccgtgggcagtgggagccgtgatcggccgaacgtGTGggcgtggcaggtaaacaaatcggtccggcccgccaggggctttccctgaacaagtggcggaccagctttgagaatcactgatataAACCATATCAGAGCTTTAAACACCTGTGACAGTGTATGATGGTCATCacaaaatttttgttgttgtttttgtcccTTATTAGAATAAACATTAGTTTGGTACTTGAAAAAATGTCAGTTCACATTGTTTCGTGCTAATACCACAATGATTTTTATCTGGTTGGTGTCTGCCTATCCTGTTAAACACAGTTAAACTTCACAGAAGATACTTGTTGCAAAAGTCTGTTAAACAACCAGAAAaatctttaataaaatatttgaatataaATCTTTTCTACGTCTTTCTATTTGTACTGTAAATAGTTATATGTACAAAGGCCTGACTTATTTACAACTCTGCTGAAATCATAGATTCGTTAGGTCCATGAATATTGGGGTCTCCCAATAAGGATGACTGTTTTGAGTCAATTTTGTATGGTTTTTGAGTTTTGTTTCCAAAAACTGTTATACCAATTCCACTTGGATGACTTGGAATTGACATATGAGATAGCAAAGGTATATTTGCATCCTGATTGGATCCTGAAGAAGGCAAACTAGTCACATGACCTGTGCTAGTTGATCCACTTGCGCTGCTTGGCGAACGGCTCTTTGGAGGTGGACAGTGCTGAATTACCCTGGGTGGGCCCGGTGGTTGGTAGTGGGCAGCTGGGAAAGCAGCATATCCTGGAGGAATCGGGTATCCATTGATTGGAATAAATCGCTGGTTTTGAGGTATTGGTGGTCCAATGAACCCAGCAATTTGACCTTGTGGTATACCCTGTGCTGGAAACATGTAATTAGGGTATCTAGGATTACTTAGGTTACTAACTGGGCTTGCACTGAGTGAAGTTGTTTGAGTGGTGGCATTTCCACCAGAGGGAGTAGTAGAGCTAGTGTGACTTGAAAGTCCCTCCCAAGAACGCAGTCTGGCATGGATATCTTTAAATCTTGGCCTCCGAGATGGAAGATCATGCCAGCACTCTGTCATCAAGCTATACATTCTGGGAGGACAGTCTTCAGAGCATGGTAATAATTGTCGTTTCCTGACCATCTCTATGACTTCTTGATTACTAAATCCATAATATGGTTGGAGTCCAAAGCTGAAAATCTCCCATAAGACCACGCCAAAGGACCAAATATCTGAATCAGAAGAGAACTTGCCATACATAATTGCTTCTGGTGGCATCCAGCGAATCGGCAGCAGGGATTTACTTTGAACTCTGTAGTAATCTGCTGAGTATATTTCTCTTGATAGTCCAAGGTCTGAAATTTTCACATGAAGTTGTTCTCCAATTAAAATGTTGCGAGCAGCAAGGTCTTTATGGACAAAAAAATGACTGGATAAGTATTCCATTCCTGCCGCAATTTGAACTGCAATATGCAGGAAATCCCCATGGTCCAGACTGGATTTGACAGTACCGTCCTCATCACTGCTACACCCAACATCTGAATGTGGCGATCGCATAATAAGGAATTCATGGAGATCTCCCTGGTTCATGTACTCAAAAAGCATGCAGACGGGTTGTTCCTGAGTCACAACACCTAGGAGACAAACAATGTTAGGGTGATGAAGTTCTGCCATAAGAGATGCTTCTTGCTGGAATTCTGTCCACTGCTGGGGATTGTTAAAGTCTTTTAATGTCTTGATAGCAACAAGCTGAGCATGATCCATGCCTGGAAGATAGAGGTGCCCCTTGTAGATTTTTCCAAGAGCACATTCACCCAGTTCTTCCATGAAACGAACAGCAGAAAGAGGTAACTCCTTAGCTTTGCTCTGTTAAAACAGCAAATCAAAGAGTAGGTTATAAAAATAGAGTCAAAAAGGTACCTAAATTAGAGACCTATTCTCTCAGCAAGGCCATAAACCTGCAGCTCCCTGCAATAGTATCTATAACTCAAATGGCAGTAGAAATATTGTGCTTTTGCTGTGTAGGGAGACCAGGCAGTGAAGATGCCATGTAGGGACACTCTGTATTGTTGATCCAAGCTCTGTAGTGGCTCTGTCCACAGGAATGTGGGCTGCCACCACTAGGAGAGATATTGCTGGGACCACACTGCAGATGTATTGGGAGCCTGGTTGAGGCTGGGGATTCCAATACTCTAGTACCCATGCAGTTCCTCACT
This genomic interval carries:
- the ROR1 gene encoding inactive tyrosine-protein kinase transmembrane receptor ROR1 isoform X1, whose protein sequence is MPRPGGWERSLPPLLLLLLLLRAGSLAELGGAARGTNLSVSAELMPTSSWNISSELDKDYFLTLDEPMNNITTTLGQTAELHCKVSGNPSPTVRWLKNDAPVVQEPRRISFRATSYGSRLRIRNLDTTDTGYFQCVATNGRKTVSTTGVLFVKFGPPPTASPGSSDEYEEDGFCQPYRGIACARFIGNRTIYMESLHMQGEIENQITAAFTMIGTSSHLSDKCSQFAIPSLCHYAFPYCDETSPAPKPRDLCRDECEILENVLCQTEYIFARSNPMILMRLKLPNCEDLPQPDSPEAVNCIRIGIPMADPINKNHKCYNSTGVDYRGTVSVTKSGRQCQPWNSQYPHTHTFTAIRYPELNGGHSYCRNPGIQKEAPWCFTLDENFKSELCDIPACDTKDSKEKSKMEILYILVPSVTIPLAIALLFFFICVCRNNQKSSSPPVQRQPKHVRGQNVEMSMLNAYKPKSKAKELPLSAVRFMEELGECALGKIYKGHLYLPGMDHAQLVAIKTLKDFNNPQQWTEFQQEASLMAELHHPNIVCLLGVVTQEQPVCMLFEYMNQGDLHEFLIMRSPHSDVGCSSDEDGTVKSSLDHGDFLHIAVQIAAGMEYLSSHFFVHKDLAARNILIGEQLHVKISDLGLSREIYSADYYRVQSKSLLPIRWMPPEAIMYGKFSSDSDIWSFGVVLWEIFSFGLQPYYGFSNQEVIEMVRKRQLLPCSEDCPPRMYSLMTECWHDLPSRRPRFKDIHARLRSWEGLSSHTSSTTPSGGNATTQTTSLSASPVSNLSNPRYPNYMFPAQGIPQGQIAGFIGPPIPQNQRFIPINGYPIPPGYAAFPAAHYQPPGPPRVIQHCPPPKSRSPSSASGSTSTGHVTSLPSSGSNQDANIPLLSHMSIPSHPSGIGITVFGNKTQKPYKIDSKQSSLLGDPNIHGPNESMISAEL
- the ROR1 gene encoding inactive tyrosine-protein kinase transmembrane receptor ROR1 isoform X2 encodes the protein MPTSSWNISSELDKDYFLTLDEPMNNITTTLGQTAELHCKVSGNPSPTVRWLKNDAPVVQEPRRISFRATSYGSRLRIRNLDTTDTGYFQCVATNGRKTVSTTGVLFVKFGPPPTASPGSSDEYEEDGFCQPYRGIACARFIGNRTIYMESLHMQGEIENQITAAFTMIGTSSHLSDKCSQFAIPSLCHYAFPYCDETSPAPKPRDLCRDECEILENVLCQTEYIFARSNPMILMRLKLPNCEDLPQPDSPEAVNCIRIGIPMADPINKNHKCYNSTGVDYRGTVSVTKSGRQCQPWNSQYPHTHTFTAIRYPELNGGHSYCRNPGIQKEAPWCFTLDENFKSELCDIPACDTKDSKEKSKMEILYILVPSVTIPLAIALLFFFICVCRNNQKSSSPPVQRQPKHVRGQNVEMSMLNAYKPKSKAKELPLSAVRFMEELGECALGKIYKGHLYLPGMDHAQLVAIKTLKDFNNPQQWTEFQQEASLMAELHHPNIVCLLGVVTQEQPVCMLFEYMNQGDLHEFLIMRSPHSDVGCSSDEDGTVKSSLDHGDFLHIAVQIAAGMEYLSSHFFVHKDLAARNILIGEQLHVKISDLGLSREIYSADYYRVQSKSLLPIRWMPPEAIMYGKFSSDSDIWSFGVVLWEIFSFGLQPYYGFSNQEVIEMVRKRQLLPCSEDCPPRMYSLMTECWHDLPSRRPRFKDIHARLRSWEGLSSHTSSTTPSGGNATTQTTSLSASPVSNLSNPRYPNYMFPAQGIPQGQIAGFIGPPIPQNQRFIPINGYPIPPGYAAFPAAHYQPPGPPRVIQHCPPPKSRSPSSASGSTSTGHVTSLPSSGSNQDANIPLLSHMSIPSHPSGIGITVFGNKTQKPYKIDSKQSSLLGDPNIHGPNESMISAEL